Genomic window (Deinococcus betulae):
ACCTGAAAGCCGCCCAGCTCGCGGGTCTGGGCCGCGCTGCCCCCGCCGCCCATCTGGGCCTCGGCCAGCTGGCGCCGCAGGGCCGCCATGTCCTTCTCAGCGGCCTTCAGCTGGGTTTGCAGGCCTGTGACGCGGCCTTCCAGCCCATCGGCGCTGGTATTCAGAAGCCCCGCGACCTTCGCGGCGCTGTTCAGGCGCTCACGCAGCCGGGTGGTGGCGGCCTCGCCGGCCAGGGCCTCGATGCGGCGCACCCCACCCGCCACGTTCTCGTCACTCAGCAGCACAAATGCGCCGATGTCGCCCGTCTGGCGCACATGGGCGCCGCCGCACAGCTCCTTGCTGCTGACCGGCTGGCCGCCGTAGCTCACGTCGCCGTCCACGCTGACCACGCGCACGGTCTCGCCGTACTTCTCGCCGAAGAGGGCGGTGGCACCGGCGGCTTTGGCCTGGGCAATGGGCATCTCCTGCCAGGTTACCGTGAAGTTGGCGCTGATCCAGCGGCTGACGAGCAGTTCCACGGCAGCAATGTCCTCAGCGGTCAGGGCCACCCCATGCGAGAAATCAAACCGCAGACGGTCGGCGGCCACCAGCGAGCCTTTTTGCGCCACGCCGCTGCCCAGCACGGCCCGCAGCGCGGCGTGCAGCAGGTGCGTGGCGGTGTGGTGGCGCTGAATGGCCTGCCGCTCCCCGGACACGGCGCCGCGCACGGTGACGCCTTCGCGCAGCTCGCCTTCTTCTACCAGCACGTCGTGCAGGAAGACGCCCTGGGGCGTTTTGCGGGTGTCGCGCACCAGCCCGGCGCCACCGGCCCATTCCAGGCGGCCCGTGTCGCCCACCTCACCGCCGCCCTCGGCGTAGAAGGGCGTGCGCGACAGCACGACGGTGGCCTCGCTGCCCGCGCTCAGATGCTCCAGGCGCTCGCCCGCACCGACCAGGGCCATCACTTCCCCTTCGGCTTGCAGGTCGTCGTAGCCCACGAACTGGGTGGGGGACAGGCCATCCAGGGCTTCCTGATTGGCCCCAAACAACTCTGATTTGCCGTATTTGCTGCCCGCGCGGGCGATGTTCTGGGCATTTTCCAGGCTCTCGGCGTAACTGGCCTCGTCCACCGTGATGCCGTATTCCTCGGCAATTTCTTTGGTCAGGTCCACGGGAAAGCCGTAGGTGTCATAGAGCAGGAAGGCGTCTTCGCCAGACAGCGTGGCGCCCTTCTGCATGCCCGACAACAGGCCGCCCAGCCGCTGAATCCCGCCTTCGAGCGTCTTCAGGAAGCGTTCTTCCTCGGCGCGGATGGTGGTCTCAATTTTGGCTTGGTTGTCCTTGAGTTCCGGGTAGGCGCCGCCCATCTTGTCCACAACCAGAGGGACCAGCTTGTAGAGACTGGGTTCACGCAGCCCCAGCAGGTAGGCATGACGGGAGGCGCGGCGCAGAATCTTGCGCACCACATACCCGCGCCCGGTGTTGCTGGGCACAGAGCCGTCGGCAATCACCATGCTGACCGAACGGGTGTGCTCGGCCACCACGCGGTGAGACACGTTCTGCGGCCCTTCATAGGGCTGGCCGCTGAGTTCCACAACTTTGGCCACCATCGGCGCAAAGACGTCGTTGCTGTAGAAGTCGTACACGTCCTGCACAACGGTCGCAATACGCTCCAGGCCCATGCCAGTATCAATGTT
Coding sequences:
- the alaS gene encoding alanine--tRNA ligase — encoded protein: MPSSLSTAQIREKYLQFFESKGHLRLPSYSTIAPDPTTLFTVAGMQPFKEQFMGAPAVFDGVASKRVTTAQKCLRIGDIENVGRTLRHCSLLEMLGNFSFGDYFKREALTWAWEFLTSPEWMGLDPEKLHATIYQDDEEAFAIWTQEIGLPPERILRFGADENFWPADAPKEGPNGPCGPCSEIFYDRGHKYGEDSWADYAETRESARFLEIWNCVFPQYDRQEPLPDGTPVLKDLPFKNIDTGMGLERIATVVQDVYDFYSNDVFAPMVAKVVELSGQPYEGPQNVSHRVVAEHTRSVSMVIADGSVPSNTGRGYVVRKILRRASRHAYLLGLREPSLYKLVPLVVDKMGGAYPELKDNQAKIETTIRAEEERFLKTLEGGIQRLGGLLSGMQKGATLSGEDAFLLYDTYGFPVDLTKEIAEEYGITVDEASYAESLENAQNIARAGSKYGKSELFGANQEALDGLSPTQFVGYDDLQAEGEVMALVGAGERLEHLSAGSEATVVLSRTPFYAEGGGEVGDTGRLEWAGGAGLVRDTRKTPQGVFLHDVLVEEGELREGVTVRGAVSGERQAIQRHHTATHLLHAALRAVLGSGVAQKGSLVAADRLRFDFSHGVALTAEDIAAVELLVSRWISANFTVTWQEMPIAQAKAAGATALFGEKYGETVRVVSVDGDVSYGGQPVSSKELCGGAHVRQTGDIGAFVLLSDENVAGGVRRIEALAGEAATTRLRERLNSAAKVAGLLNTSADGLEGRVTGLQTQLKAAEKDMAALRRQLAEAQMGGGGSAAQTRELGGFQVAALKLAGIEGNELRGAADKLLDQSGADLVVVAGDKGLVVKATKDAVTRGAHAGQLIGKLAAAGGGKGGGRPDMAQAGITDADAALGALDTAF